One region of Ictalurus furcatus strain D&B chromosome 17, Billie_1.0, whole genome shotgun sequence genomic DNA includes:
- the si:ch211-137a8.2 gene encoding nesprin-2 isoform X1, giving the protein MPMKTVLKATQILLTEIDKGNNEKHKHIGSMSTQKALGQYTEAFDLVKDHPEHDELQNWLSLADLRQDDTFSLEGCVQLERRWILWHKFMKEYSCLDDWLRLAEKSAASPNSSHVLYATAKEELQKFESLRTEARLRLAQCDSLSQTSHILLGLFRGSMKTRLKDMTKECGQRWDQLSITLDTVCRRLKHFVVLREDFERQQEEMAIWLANMDLKLTEVEHFSEMNICAKMRQLQGFQEAVAESAGRLNALLQQGEELIQRSEPADAQVIESQLQELLLYCARVFQGLGRLHTRLLSMRLVFEEDWVLCPDSGCPSETLLEEANVQDHSLAPPVQGNPSQVFPEQLVLEWDPSVDIGGSISHDDDTDSSYLSAGAGIYSTEELLTNYPWRRRAYLRSAESCPAATAKSIQQTVTECSLNGMAPPQTPVPADTDRPLYASLWKTSTPDSHSSQPINFKSDRVSAWLVQTPRLCSRAVQTEHAPQQCSSFYSSPSTQEHKEEVVREADYLESVLHKSHSCSPHTNNMCSSKSCDLQSHSAKYYPNPQCMKERLNSSDSMKDSSCTKTRCANSEQHIWRPSLLKLLEVLKFLALLCILLALFVVLVFWPRSVLQDNHCYHSNSLAHSFHLALCYVNGPPPT; this is encoded by the exons ATGCCAATGAAAACTGTGCTCAAAGCCACTCAGATTTTGCTCACAGAAATTGATAAAGGGAACAATGAGAAGCACAAGCACATTGGCAGCATGAGTACTCAAAAGGCTTTAGGTCAGTATACTGAAGCATTTGACTTGGTGAAAGACCACCCAGAGCATGACGAGCTACAGAACTGGTTGTCACTAGCAGACTTGCGCCAAGATGACACATTCTCCCTTGAAGGCTGTGTGCA ATTGGAGAGGAGGTGGATACTCTGGCACAAGTTTATGAAAGAATACTCTTGTTTGGATGATTGGTTGCGATTGGCAGAGAAATCAGCTGCGTCCCCAAATTCCAGCCATGTGCTATACGCCACAGCAAAAGAGGAACTGCAGAAGTTTGAG AGTCTGCGCACTGAGGCTAGGCTGCGCTTGGCCCAGTGTGACAGCCTGAGCCAGACAAGCCACATCCTGTTGGGGCTGTTCAGGGGCTCTATGAAAACCAGGCTAAAAGATATGACCAAAGAGTGCGGGCAGCGTTGGGACCAGCTCAGCATCACTTTAGACACTGTGTGCCGTCGGTTGAAG CATTTTGTTGTCCTGCGGGAGGACTTTGAGAGGCAGCAAGAGGAAATGGCCATCTGGCTGGCTAACATGGATCTGAAGCTGACTGAGGTGGAGCATTTTTCTGAAATGAACATCTGTGCCAAAATGCGACAACTTCAG GGTTTCCAGGAGGCAGTGGCTGAAAGTGCAGGTCGGCTAAATGCACTGCTCCAGCAAGGGGAAGAGCTGATCCAGAGAAGTGAGCCAGCTGATGCCCAGGTCATCGAGAGCCAACTACAGGAGCTGCTCCTGTACTGTGCTCGTGTCTTTCAGGGCCTAGGTCGTCTTCACACACGCCTTCTTAGCATGAGACTG GTGTTTGAGGAGGACTGGGTTCTGTGTCCAGATTCTGGGTGTCCCTCTGAGACATTGCTGGAGGAGGCAAATGTTCAAGACCACAGCCTTGCACCACCAGTCCAGGGTAACCCCTCTCAGGTTTTCCCAGAGCAGCTTGTCCTGGAGTGGGACCCCTCAGTAGACATTGGAGGCTCCATTTCCCATGATGATGATACAGACTCTTCCTACCTCAGTGCTGGTGCAG GGATTTACAGCACAGAGGAGCTCCTTACCAACTATCCTTGGAGGAGGAGAGCTTACCTGAGATCTGCAGAGTCTTGTCCAGCTGCTACTGCGAAATCTATACAACAGACG GTTACTGAATGTAGCTTAAATGGTATGGCTCCACCCCAGACCCCTGTGCCAG CAGACACTGATAGGCCACTATATGCTTCATTGTGGAAGACTTCCACCCCAGACTCACACTCTTCTCAGCCCATCAACTTTAAATCTGACCGTGTCAGTGCCTGGCTGGTCCAGACACCCCGGCTGTGCTCTAGAGCTGTCCAGACAGAGCATGCTCCACAG CAGTGTTCAAGCTTTTATTCATCACCATCCACACAGGAGCACAAGGAGGAGGTGGTGAGGGAAGCTGACTATCTAGAAAGTGTGCTTCACAAGAGTCACTCCTGTTCACCCCACACTAATAACATGTGTTCCTCCAAGTCATGTGACCTTCAGTCTCACTCTGCCAAATATTACCCAAACCCACAG TGTATGAAGGAGAGACTGAACTCCAGTGATTCAATGAAGGACAGCAGCTGCACTAAGACACGTTG TGCCAACAGTGAACAGCACATCTGGAGACCAAGTCTCCTGAAGCTGTTGGAGGTCCTGAAGTTCCTAGCTCTGCTCTGCATTCTGCTAGCTTTATTTGTGGTTCTGGTTTTCTGGCCCCGCTCAGTGCTCCAGGACAACCATTGCTACCACTCCAACTCCCTGGCACATTCCTTCCACCTAGCCTTGTGCTATGTCAATGGACCACCTCCAACCTGA
- the si:ch211-137a8.2 gene encoding nesprin-2 isoform X2 produces MPMKTVLKATQILLTEIDKGNNEKHKHIGSMSTQKALGQYTEAFDLVKDHPEHDELQNWLSLADLRQDDTFSLEGCVQLERRWILWHKFMKEYSCLDDWLRLAEKSAASPNSSHVLYATAKEELQKFESLRTEARLRLAQCDSLSQTSHILLGLFRGSMKTRLKDMTKECGQRWDQLSITLDTVCRRLKHFVVLREDFERQQEEMAIWLANMDLKLTEVEHFSEMNICAKMRQLQGFQEAVAESAGRLNALLQQGEELIQRSEPADAQVIESQLQELLLYCARVFQGLGRLHTRLLSMRLVFEEDWVLCPDSGCPSETLLEEANVQDHSLAPPVQGNPSQVFPEQLVLEWDPSVDIGGSISHDDDTDSSYLSAGAGIYSTEELLTNYPWRRRAYLRSAESCPAATAKSIQQTVTECSLNGMAPPQTPVPDTDRPLYASLWKTSTPDSHSSQPINFKSDRVSAWLVQTPRLCSRAVQTEHAPQQCSSFYSSPSTQEHKEEVVREADYLESVLHKSHSCSPHTNNMCSSKSCDLQSHSAKYYPNPQCMKERLNSSDSMKDSSCTKTRCANSEQHIWRPSLLKLLEVLKFLALLCILLALFVVLVFWPRSVLQDNHCYHSNSLAHSFHLALCYVNGPPPT; encoded by the exons ATGCCAATGAAAACTGTGCTCAAAGCCACTCAGATTTTGCTCACAGAAATTGATAAAGGGAACAATGAGAAGCACAAGCACATTGGCAGCATGAGTACTCAAAAGGCTTTAGGTCAGTATACTGAAGCATTTGACTTGGTGAAAGACCACCCAGAGCATGACGAGCTACAGAACTGGTTGTCACTAGCAGACTTGCGCCAAGATGACACATTCTCCCTTGAAGGCTGTGTGCA ATTGGAGAGGAGGTGGATACTCTGGCACAAGTTTATGAAAGAATACTCTTGTTTGGATGATTGGTTGCGATTGGCAGAGAAATCAGCTGCGTCCCCAAATTCCAGCCATGTGCTATACGCCACAGCAAAAGAGGAACTGCAGAAGTTTGAG AGTCTGCGCACTGAGGCTAGGCTGCGCTTGGCCCAGTGTGACAGCCTGAGCCAGACAAGCCACATCCTGTTGGGGCTGTTCAGGGGCTCTATGAAAACCAGGCTAAAAGATATGACCAAAGAGTGCGGGCAGCGTTGGGACCAGCTCAGCATCACTTTAGACACTGTGTGCCGTCGGTTGAAG CATTTTGTTGTCCTGCGGGAGGACTTTGAGAGGCAGCAAGAGGAAATGGCCATCTGGCTGGCTAACATGGATCTGAAGCTGACTGAGGTGGAGCATTTTTCTGAAATGAACATCTGTGCCAAAATGCGACAACTTCAG GGTTTCCAGGAGGCAGTGGCTGAAAGTGCAGGTCGGCTAAATGCACTGCTCCAGCAAGGGGAAGAGCTGATCCAGAGAAGTGAGCCAGCTGATGCCCAGGTCATCGAGAGCCAACTACAGGAGCTGCTCCTGTACTGTGCTCGTGTCTTTCAGGGCCTAGGTCGTCTTCACACACGCCTTCTTAGCATGAGACTG GTGTTTGAGGAGGACTGGGTTCTGTGTCCAGATTCTGGGTGTCCCTCTGAGACATTGCTGGAGGAGGCAAATGTTCAAGACCACAGCCTTGCACCACCAGTCCAGGGTAACCCCTCTCAGGTTTTCCCAGAGCAGCTTGTCCTGGAGTGGGACCCCTCAGTAGACATTGGAGGCTCCATTTCCCATGATGATGATACAGACTCTTCCTACCTCAGTGCTGGTGCAG GGATTTACAGCACAGAGGAGCTCCTTACCAACTATCCTTGGAGGAGGAGAGCTTACCTGAGATCTGCAGAGTCTTGTCCAGCTGCTACTGCGAAATCTATACAACAGACG GTTACTGAATGTAGCTTAAATGGTATGGCTCCACCCCAGACCCCTGTGCCAG ACACTGATAGGCCACTATATGCTTCATTGTGGAAGACTTCCACCCCAGACTCACACTCTTCTCAGCCCATCAACTTTAAATCTGACCGTGTCAGTGCCTGGCTGGTCCAGACACCCCGGCTGTGCTCTAGAGCTGTCCAGACAGAGCATGCTCCACAG CAGTGTTCAAGCTTTTATTCATCACCATCCACACAGGAGCACAAGGAGGAGGTGGTGAGGGAAGCTGACTATCTAGAAAGTGTGCTTCACAAGAGTCACTCCTGTTCACCCCACACTAATAACATGTGTTCCTCCAAGTCATGTGACCTTCAGTCTCACTCTGCCAAATATTACCCAAACCCACAG TGTATGAAGGAGAGACTGAACTCCAGTGATTCAATGAAGGACAGCAGCTGCACTAAGACACGTTG TGCCAACAGTGAACAGCACATCTGGAGACCAAGTCTCCTGAAGCTGTTGGAGGTCCTGAAGTTCCTAGCTCTGCTCTGCATTCTGCTAGCTTTATTTGTGGTTCTGGTTTTCTGGCCCCGCTCAGTGCTCCAGGACAACCATTGCTACCACTCCAACTCCCTGGCACATTCCTTCCACCTAGCCTTGTGCTATGTCAATGGACCACCTCCAACCTGA